A stretch of the Channa argus isolate prfri chromosome 9, Channa argus male v1.0, whole genome shotgun sequence genome encodes the following:
- the ptpn4a gene encoding tyrosine-protein phosphatase non-receptor type 4 isoform X3, with amino-acid sequence MSAGIVIYKNRVRINYFPWLKIVKISFKCKQFFIQLRREVGSLTSLCKQTETRETLLGFNMVNYRACKNLWKACVEHHTFFRLERPIPPQKNFFAHYFTLGSKFRYCGRTEVQSVQYGKEKGIKDRVFARSPSKPLARKLVGGTDWESVSRNSLSDERLETQSLPTRSPPGTPNQNSLFVQEGTRLRPSSVGHLVDHVIHASPSLPVFSSNHKSASSTQANSISLDSTPSPEGVDGPPPALPPKQLSRKTLSQIIQAHSQQSLLDNHLNEMYDVPVNADKTTLNGVVPHDNLVLIKMRPDEHGRFGFNVKGGADQKMPIIVSRVAPGTSADLCVPRLNEGDQVVLINGRDISDHTHDQVVMFIKASCESHSGELILLVRPNAIYDVVEEKVDSEPDFQYIPEKSPQDPNQLDQHALRDSMVTLKEGLSSGAILAQFDQLYRKRPGMTMLCAKLPQNVSKNRYRDISPYDATRVILKSKDDYINANYINMEIPASSLINRYIACQGPLPNTCPDFWQMTWEQGSTMVVMLTTQVERGRVKCHQYWPNPDSSTTYGDFRVTCHNEEGNSAFLVREMTLTHTQSEQQREITHIQYVAWPDHGVPDDSTDFLDFVALVRAKRAGQDHPMVVHCSAGIGRTGVLITMETALCLMECSQPVYPLDIVRTMRDQRAMMIQTPSQYRFVCEAILKVYEEGMVKPLKAAVYQQREKVNDEKDEDKKEQQKGGEEREETAAAEEGEVAVAELLKRGLDEDDDDDEEVEVLDVGEVTEEGEEEEEDEEEEVEEPSVASATSVTSETSVNPDPDPANP; translated from the exons ATGTCTGCAGGCATTGTGATTTACAAGAACAGGGTACGGATCAACTATTTCCCATG GTTGAAAATTGTGAAAATCTCCTTCAAGTGCAAACAATTCTTTATCCAGTTGAGACGAGAGGTG GGCTCACTCACATCTCTCtgcaaacagacagagacacgGGAGACTCTGCTGGGCTTTAATATGGTCAACTATCGGGCCTGCAAGAACCTATGGAAAGCCTGTGTGGAGCACCACACCTTCTTCAGATTGGAGCGACCCATCCCTCCACAGAAAAACTTCTTTGCTCACTACTTCACACTGGGTTCAAAGTTTAGATACTG TGGGCGGACAGAGGTGCAGTCTGTGCAGTATGGAAAAGAGAAAGGCATCAAGGACAGAGTATTTGCCAG gTCTCCCAGCAAGCCACTGGCAAGGAAGTTAGTGGGTGGAACTGACTGGGAGTCAGTCAGCAGGAACAGTCTATCAGATGAGAGGCTGGAAACCCAGAGCCTGCCCACTCGCTCACCGCCTGGGACACCCAATCA gaACTCGTTGTTTGTACAAGAGGGCACACGACTACGCCCATCATCCGTTGGCCATCTTGTTGATCATGTGATTCACGCGTCACCCAGCCTGCCTGTCTTCTCCTCCAATCACAAGTCAGCGTCATCCACACAGGCCAACAGCATCAGCTTGGACTCTACACC GTCTCCAGAAGGGGTGGATGGaccacctccagctctgccccCCAAGCAACTCAGCCGAAAGACCTTGAGCCAGATAATCCAGGCCCACTCTCAACAGAGTCTCTTGGACAACCATCTCAATGAGATGTATGATGTTCCTGTGAACGCTGACAAGACCACG ctGAATGGAGTAGTCCCTCATGATAATCTGGTCCTGATCAAGATGAGACCTGATGAACATGGACGTTTTGGCTTTAATGTCAAG gGTGGAGCTGACCAGAAGATGCCCATCATTGTGTCTAGGGTTGCTCCAGGAACATCA GCTGACCTGTGTGTGCCTCGCCTTAATGAGGGGGACCAGGTGGTCCTAATTAATGGGCGTGACATATCCGACCACACCCATGACCAGGTGGTCATGTTCATCAAGGCCAGTTGTGAGAGCCACTCTGGGGAGCTCATTTTATTGGTCAGACCAAATG CAATCTATGACGTGGTGGAGGAGAAAGTGGACTCAGAGCCAGATTTTCAGTACATCCCTGAGAAGTCCCCTCAGGACCCCAACCAGCTAGACCAACATGCTCTGAGGGACTCTATGGTCACACTGAAGGAAGGCCTGAGCAGTGGAGCCATATTGGCACAGTTTGAT CAACTATACAGGAAAAGGCCAGGGATGACTATGCTGTGTGCCAAATTACCTCAGAACGTTTCCAAAAATCGCTACAGAGACATCTCTCCTT ATGATGCCACGCGGGTCATTCTTAAAAGCAAAGATGACTACATCAATGCAAATTACATCAAT ATGGAAATTCCAGCCTCAAGTCTGATAAACCGCTACATAGCATGCCAGGGCCCACTACCCAATACCTGCCCTGACTTTTGGCAAATGACCTGGGAACAGGGCTCAACCATGGTGGTCATGTTGACTACGCAGGTCGAGAGGGGGCGG GTGAAGTGTCACCAGTACTGGCCCAACCCAGACAGTAGTACCACCTACGGAGATTTTAGAGTTACATGCCACAACGAAGAGGGCAACTCTGCCTTCCTGGTCCGGGAGAtgactctcacacacacacag AgtgagcagcagagagagataACTCATATTCAGTACGTGGCCTGGCCAGATCATGGTGTCCCAGATGACTCCACTGATTTCCTTGATTTTGTGGCTCTGGTACGGGCCAAACGGGCTGGACAGGACCATCCCATGGTGGTACACTGCAG TGCCGGTATTGGTCGAACAGGGGTTCTTATTACTATGGAGACAGCATTGTGTTTAATGGAGTGCAGTCAGCCGGTGTATCCCCTAGATATCGTCCGGACTATGCGAGACCAGAGGGCCATGATGATACAAACACCT AGCCAGTACCGCTTTGTGTGTGAGGCCATTTTGAAAGTCTACGAGGAAGGTATGGTTAAACCACTCAAGGCCGCTGTGTaccagcagagagaaaaggtgaATGATGAGAAGGATGAGGACAAGAAAGAGCAgcagaaaggaggagaagagagagaagagacagcGGCAGCAGAGGAAGGTGAGGTAGCTGTGGCGGAATTGCTGAAACGAGGTctggatgaagatgatgatgacgatgaagaGGTAGAAGTTCTGGATGTGGGAGAGGTGACAGAAGaaggggaggaagaagaggaggacgaggaggaggaagtaGAGGAGCCAAGTGTCGCAAGTGCCACCAGCGTGACAAGTGAGACCAGCGTGAACCCTGACCCCGATCCCGCTAACCCGTGA